The Rhinoderma darwinii isolate aRhiDar2 chromosome 8, aRhiDar2.hap1, whole genome shotgun sequence genome has a window encoding:
- the TMEM250 gene encoding transmembrane protein 250 — MPVIPIPRRVRSFHGPHTTCLHSACGPVRTTHLVRTKYNNFDIYLKSRWMYGFIRFLLYFSCSLFTSILWVALSILFCLQYLGIRVFLRLQYKLSIILLLLGRRRVDFSLMNELLIYGIHVTMLLVGGLGWCFMVFIDM, encoded by the coding sequence ATGCCTGTAATCCCCATTCCCCGTCGCGTTCGGTCATTCCACGGCCCTCATACCACCTGCTTGCATTCTGCCTGCGGACCGGTACGGACTACACATTTGGTGCGCACCAAGTACAACAACTTTGACATCTACTTAAAGTCCAGATGGATGTATGGGTTTATCCGCTTCCTGCTGTACTTCAGCTGCAGCCTTTTTACTTCCATCCTCTGGGTGGCACTCTCTATCCTGTTTTGCCTTCAGTATCTGGGCATCCGAGTATTCCTGCGCCTCCAATACAAACTGTCCATCATCCTGCTGCTGCTAGGGCGGAGGCGGGTCGACTTTAGCCTCATGAACGAACTGCTTATTTATGGGATTCACGTAACCATGCTGCTTGTCGGTGGACTGGGGTGGTGTTTTATGGTGTTTATAGATATGTAA